ACAAGGTCAATATTGTCTCCTCatagtattatttatttcggtAACTTTCTTCTTTCTAGGGTTCCTTTCCCTCTCTTTTCACATATTGCCGTTTCCATACAgaaatatgttatttatttaaaatcacAATGTACCAAAATGTAGGGTTTCAGCCCTTCTGCATAGAATAAGCATGCATTTGGCATATGTTATAGTGTAAGCGCATTTCCATTTAATGCGATAATATTAAATTGCGTACAATGAATTTAAGCGCTGCCAACaaaatgggaaatattgaattataattatattaattcaAACGCAGTCTCTGACTACTCTAATGGTCCTAACCATTGGGTTGAGAAAATGTTTCTGCCAAtagtttatttcaattaaaggTATATAATTACGCCTTAAACAAGCCACAATTTAACCATAAAACTGGACTGGCAAAGTAGCAAGAAATTGTCGCATATTAATTTAACAGCTCActacataataataaagtcGGTAATATTAAACGCTTGCGTTTCCCACCTCTTATTGATTTTGGATGTGAGTGTATATGCCCCTACAGTAAGAACGCATTATTAGTTtgttgcttatatatatatcgatatatgtaTCCGATATTAATATCTATTATCAGTTTGTTTACTTGCACTTAATATTCGCctatgttaaattaaattcaagttCCGCactatttaataaattatctGGTATAAAACGATACGAGACGAACAGAGTATGTAAAACGATCAAACCAATCTCCAATTTCTATTGCCCATTTTGTGACCATTTGAGCTTAGTTCTGTGTCAAACCCGCATTGCTTGATTAAACTGCTGCTGAATTTTCAAgtaattgttattttatttttatgaatttaaattaaattcctaTAGAGGATTTTGAATAACAAACTGTTAGATcaaaacattaatttttattgcgaAATTTGCGAAGAAATGGGGGCCAAAAACTAAtcattcaatattcaatactGGATACAAAATATGGTTATTATACACAATGCCTACACTAAAGGGGAACTGTAGTACTCCATAAATTTTGCTACATTTATGTTTTCACATTTTCCTAATTGGTCAAAATTGCGCACATCGTAGTGCATTATTTCTataacaaattcaaatttgactaaaatttggtttaaaaacaaattcacaTACAAATACATGAAAGATTTTGATAAGGGGATGTTGTCGGTTATGGAATCAAGGAATGTCCGGGAATCTCACTGCTTCAGCTAATGCTGATATCCTTCACTTGGTAACAACATTCGCTACCGTGCGGGACTTTCTCTTTTTCAATTTCGTTTTCACCTTCCGTACAAGGCTGACTGTGTCTAGGGAAATCCCTGCAACAGATTTGTTTGCTGGCAATGTTTTGGTATTGCGGTATTGTGGCATGTTGAGTGCGCCAGTGGCGATTCCGCTGCTGCCACTCTTTATAAGCGGCCCACCAGCATGGCGCATTCGTCTCGAAACCCCACCAGCACCACCGGAATCTTGCTGGACCGCCGTAACGACTAGGCCACTAGCCTTGAACTTGTTAGTTGTGCGTCCAGCAGAGTATTGCATACCACTGACAGATGCTGTTTGAACGTGTTCTGCACCGCTGCCTGGTTgagttttcaaaatcaggCGTTGCATTTGAGTCGTTTGTTGATGTTTCTGTACACCAAAGTTGACAGAGCCTCTAGCATTGCTATGAGTCCGCGAAAAGCGTGTAACCAGTTGTGTCGTCTCAGCAATTTTAATCATACTGGATTTGCGCTTAGTCTTACCAGTTATGCCAGATACATCGATAGCGTTACCACTAGCTGTTCTGATGCTCTTGCTTGGTTTGCAACTGCGTATGGGGATCTGCGGATACTCAAGCTTGGTGCTAGTCCCGCCCATTAGGCGTGTGTTTGACGgctgtatttttttatgttcttGCTGCCAGAGTAATAGCTTTTGTGAACAtgcgctacaaaaggtatgtTTACATTTTTCGGGAAACTGTAATACATTCTCTAACTTACTTAAATAAATCCACTTGCTCCAATTTGCGGGATCTGCGCGGCGCCCCTACATAGGGAGGTGGCACAGTTGCTGAAGTCGTTGACGATCCTGCTGCCGATGTCAATGGTTCTTTGTTGCTGGCACCGAACATGTTATGTGTTTGTGAACCTCCAGAGCCCCGAAAAGCTGTAGTCGCTGCTGCCGTAGCCATTACAGTTGCCATGTGAGCATTTGGCTTGGGCTGTCCTTTGTACCAGGCTAACGGTCGGACGTCAGGATCGCCATGCGCTCCTGTCCAAATTTTTCGTTTCATTGAGAGTTTTACATGCAGGTCTTTACCATGGCTGTCAGTGCAATGTCTTTGAGTGCCAAGTGGGATTAGGTTGCTGTGTACACTGCTACAGTAAGTATAGGCTTAGGCAATTTAGGGTACTTGAAACTGTAGCACTTACCGGCGCGGTGGTGTCTTATGAATCCTCGAGGCTGGCTTTGATTCGTTAATAAAGCTGGGCCTAACACGGCTGCCATCTTGGTTGAGATTGTGCCAGGAATATGTACGTCGAGCACCTGTCATATTAGTCTGGCTATGCTGACCGCCTTGCTGCTCGGGCGCTGTACTAGGCGTAAGTTTATAGACGTCTAACCTTTTAACTCCGCCAGCCCCGGTGCTCTTGGAGGGGGTAGTCACGATCAATTCTGGTGGCATGTGATCAGACTTCGGTTTCTGGACAACCAAGTCACCAATTTCTTCGATATAACGACGCTGTAACTCGCTCTGGAGTAGAGTATGACGAAGTGGCGCCACCGCTCCAAATGTAACATTACCTGCTGGGAAAAGTTCTTCATCGTCTGTTGAGAAATGCAAATCAGATCCCGGATCAGTCGTTGGCAAATCAAGCGCAGTGCGTACCAATTCGCCGCGCTTTTTAACAGGCTTACTTCGAACACGCTGCCGGCGATTCTGAAATATAGGAAACACGGGGGTAACCTTCAAAAGTAATGTTtagatatattatatgttGACAGTAAGCTTAAAAAGTGATAGCAATTTCTTAGTACAATATGTACATAGAATagtgtgtgcatatatttatatgaaatatttatgattatttggTTTGATATTGCTCTTCCTATTTATGTTTGCGTTAAATTCACAACAGATAAATTATTTTGCTATCAAGAAAAATGGAAACAAGACCATTTAGCGCAACATAGTGCAAGCAATTATAggcttcggcacgccgaagaaaTATTCATTGTAGTATTGTGAGGTGGGCTGTTGTTCTTGAATGTACCTTTTTTcgacgaaaaataaaaatgcgtCGGTTGGCCAGCCAAAGTCGCAAATTGCGGTCGATACGCATCTTGCGGTTTAATGCTTTAGTCTTGCACTTTTCTGTGGAcatgtgtttcttttttttgttgcgctTACGGGATGACTGTTTACCAGTCTGGTTGACATCGTTGCTAGCATCCGTCAACAAATCTGAGGACTGAGATCCGTTGCTCTCAGAACTTTCGGAGTCAGGCGACTGGCGTGGCGTCTTGATCGTTATCTGAGCGCGATCTGGAGTTTCGCCGTTCACAAGCCTCTCGACGTTACCATGCGGTGAATTTTGTACACCTCCACCACCAGTCGCACGCCTGGAACAGACCATCTTGCATCCCAATTTGTGACGGCGACGTTTTAGTCGCGCCAGTGCCTTGAACTTCCTCTGAAGAACAGGTGAGAAGTATATTTGGTCCAATACATGCATCACCTTGTGCATTCGGCGTACACGAAACTATTGGCAGTAGGCGAACGGATCGGTTTTGTGCTGTAAGCCGCGTTTTTAACGAAATAAATGTGAGCCACACGTACCTTACGAATCTCATGCATGATCTCAGGCGAACTGGGCGGCGCACGTATAGGCGCACAGCAAGGACCTTCTAGATCAGATGCTGTTATTGAATGTTTGCCCTCATTGTCGGAACTAGAACTGCAATTTCCCTCGTCGCTAAAGTGTAAAATTAAAAGCGGAAGATTTGTTATTATATGTGTTGCATCCGTAAAACTATGAAAAGGCATAGTATTGTTACAAACAGCTTGTAAGAGCGCATTAATATCAATGATTAATCAAACATCGTTGTTAAAATATGTTGAAAACTATAACCAAACCACAAGTGTGAAAAAATTCccaaatttttcatatagatctttggatatgaatttgagcgcgaaacgtcacccaccaaatcgtTGAcctccatttccaccaaggaggaatggatttttcaataagtgtgaaacacccctcaaattaatttgaacaaatatctttgaaaatgagcttGATGCCAATCGGATGTTAAGCCAAAAAGCTTCTTACAAACTTTTTtcgcgggtggaatttcccaaaaccTTGTTTTAACCTACTTCgacacataaggtaactacagtgaaaatttcctACCTCTTATGGTGTGGGCTGTGCGTTGGTCAGCAATCTGTCAGGACAaacagctatatatatattatatgaaatGATATCAATGAATTATATCAATGAAAATAAGTTGCATAGTTGTCGAGCAGACACGATGGCAAGTAGTCCGGTTGGTTACTGGGTTGAGCCGGATTTACTTGGGATAAGaattcagggtatcccctagtctgGAACTCCAGACTAGAGCcacttgtttaatttttataccctgaacccattaaaaagggtataagggtatattgtatttgtgcaaaatccaaatgtatgtaacaggcagataaaagcatctccgaccccataaagtgtatatatattcttgatcagcatcaatattcgagacgatctagccatgtctgtctgtctgtccgtccgtccgtatgtatgaacgcaaggatctcagaacctataagagctagagacttgaatttagatgtaggtgctcctagtgcctgcgcagatcgaggtcgtttccgataatcgataacttactccgtttccaagcaatcgataaaaatcgatatcctgttttttgggcaattttggtaaataataagagcgaaagtcaccaaacttgacacatagcttctaaaatagaatatatatatgcatttgatgttggaagaagagggttcagggtatcccctagtcgggagctccctactggaacctcttacttgttgacaattcattttgttattttcatttgtttgcaaatacatacatactacacatatgtatgtactcaTGTTAGCGAGTTTCAATTTTCTTGCATTGGCTATGCTATTTGCTCCTACTAACGAGCATATGAAGTTTGCGTTAATGCAAATGATGATACACATACACCAAAAACATAATCTACACATACAAAACATACTTGTATGccattggctgagacaagcaCTTCTCTCCAGTACACActgtacaaaaataaaagccaattCACGTGGGCTATTATATAGTTGTTGCACAAGGCGCGCTATTtaataaaagtgtattatattcaaatttggctcacaatttaatttatttgaggcATGCATATCATGAATTAAGCAACTGTATTGAGCCTCGATCATAAGTacgaaactttttttttgctgaagGCAAGCTGGCAGCATCAACAAGCCACAAGCCGACTTTCGATCCTATGGCTTTATGAGAGCGAAAAGCCAGTCGGCTGGCATGTTGTTTCACGAGTGAAAAGCTAGGCTAGAAAaattgcgtcgcattcaaatgaaTGGGCGTTACAAATTTagtatttatattgtctttgcatACACCATGTCATACGCACTACACATATATTATACGCGACAAACCACGTTCTCATTAAGAAGCTTAGGCTTCCAAgattaatttgaattatacAACTTTTGCAATAATAAGGgtaagagcatagtaaaactgcCAAGTTTGTTCAACGTATCTTCAAAACCAACAaaagtttcttttgtttttgtttgaagtTGGAGAGAAGAAAGtagtaatatttatttaatttagttattttaaTGCTACAAATGATTCATTTGGTTCCGTTATTTTGACCtactaatttaatttaacttagTTATTTTAATGCTACAAATGATTCATTTGGTTCCGTTATTTTGACCTACTAGTATATGAAAGGATGCGCCATTATGCCTTTTTCAAGCTCTGAACATTTCATAGCTGAATAGTACACAATTAAAGATTGCACAACTGCGCATAGTGCATATCATGTGATATGtgatgtatatgtatgttttaaAGCATGTTCAGATATTTGAATGACAGTTCGGCGCTGaggattttttttatttggcactCACGACTAACCCTTAGTCTTATTAGATGTGCTCctaaaatgatatatattgATACTGTgcttatacaaaatataaacagcTCAAGCAGAGAGCCTTAGTTCGTCGATAGAGCACGCGGGGAGGAGGGGCTAGtgttattaataaaatgaaacatACAGCTATCTCAGCTGTCAGCATTTTACAAAACTATGTTTTACACTATgggaaatgtattttttaatgGGAAGGTATCtaaaaagtgaaattttaaataattctaaACTTTCAATTATATATGAAAGATGGCTCAAAACGTCTTGAAACCCATTTTTATGTTTGTAAATCGCACCCAGGCATTTAGTATACTAGTGGGTATAACCTGGGCTTGTCTGTGGCACGtatgaaataaattttttcaaaacgctgtaaaatttgttttgaagCTGATTGGATGGTGAGCTAATAACATTTATACGATtgttttccgccaatttagCACTGTTGAGGGTGAAATTTCCCAAACCGCTGAAACACGTTATCATGACAATCGTgtgtagagctttgaaaata
This window of the Drosophila virilis strain 15010-1051.87 chromosome X, Dvir_AGI_RSII-ME, whole genome shotgun sequence genome carries:
- the Nna1 gene encoding uncharacterized protein Nna1 isoform X5, which encodes MAAAVAAVARGRRRGFESVPNDIGETHISTSTNTSTYDQVNDKPSSENNFNERASFQSQPLSYDIPQIQFSRSAVGGAKYITNCHPMNADESDSLEFESRFESGNLAKAVQITPTYYELYLRPDLYTSRSKQWFYFRVRRTRRNMLYRFSIVNLVKSDSLYNDGMRPVMYSNLGAKDKNEGWRRCGNNISYYRNDDESNNNTNEEDEDNSSYTLTFTIEFEHDDDTVYFAHSYPYTYSDLQDYLMEIQRHPVKSKFCKLRLLCRTLAGNNVYYLTVTAPSNNEDNIRRKKSIVVSARVHPSETPSSWMMKGLMDFITGDSTVAKRLRHKFIFKLVPMLNPDGVIVGNTRNSLTGKDLNRQYRTVIRETYPSIWYTKAMIRRLIEECGVAMYCDMHAHSRKHNIFIYGCENKRNPEKRLTEQVFPLMLHKNSADRFSFESCKFKIQRSKEGTGRIVVWMLGITNSYTIEASFGGSSLGSRKGTHFNTQDYEHMGRAFCETLLDYCDENPNKVKRHAKLFKQIKKIRKREKREQKALKLQKMADQILNLLKQQERLRSKIIERLMREGSSADEPLNIPLSDYSSDEGNCSSSSDNEGKHSITASDLEGPCCAPIRAPPSSPEIMHEIRKFRVRRMHKVMHVLDQIYFSPVLQRKFKALARLKRRRHKLGCKMVCSRRATGGGGVQNSPHGNVERLVNGETPDRAQITIKTPRQSPDSESSESNGSQSSDLLTDASNDVNQTGKQSSRKRNKKKKHMSTEKCKTKALNRKMRIDRNLRLWLANRRIFIFRRKKVTPVFPIFQNRRQRVRSKPVKKRGELVRTALDLPTTDPGSDLHFSTDDEELFPAGNVTFGAVAPLRHTLLQSELQRRYIEEIGDLVVQKPKSDHMPPELIVTTPSKSTGAGGVKRLDVYKLTPSTAPEQQGGQHSQTNMTGARRTYSWHNLNQDGSRVRPSFINESKPASRIHKTPPRRSVHSNLIPLGTQRHCTDSHGKDLHVKLSMKRKIWTGAHGDPDVRPLAWYKGQPKPNAHMATVMATAAATTAFRGSGGSQTHNMFGASNKEPLTSAAGSSTTSATVPPPYVGAPRRSRKLEQVDLFNACSQKLLLWQQEHKKIQPSNTRLMGGTSTKLEYPQIPIRSCKPSKSIRTASGNAIDVSGITGKTKRKSSMIKIAETTQLVTRFSRTHSNARGSVNFGVQKHQQTTQMQRLILKTQPGSGAEHVQTASVSGMQYSAGRTTNKFKASGLVVTAVQQDSGGAGGVSRRMRHAGGPLIKSGSSGIATGALNMPQYRNTKTLPANKSVAGISLDTVSLVRKVKTKLKKRKSRTVANVVTK